A genomic window from Tolypothrix sp. PCC 7910 includes:
- a CDS encoding alpha/beta fold hydrolase: protein MDTLFRNSRRKLSQGLLFWREAGQGIPVILLHGAWNDSSQWVPLIDSLSDNFHCFAPDLLGFGESDNPNIHYSIDLEVECLAEFLQALKLEKVYLVGHSLGGWIAASYALKYPEQVNGLVLLSPEGVKIERQENRWQRMQRLAKCPPLIFKLLKLLSPLIKIVGLQEKIQQYLQLHNLMLQYPIGCQLLFYRKPPEIEAELLQNQLSVIEFPVLILQGGKDTADAIAKSQTYAQLLPKSEFKIIAHAGNDLPESCVGVMAEDIREYIKK from the coding sequence ATGGATACGCTATTTCGTAACTCCCGGCGGAAACTCTCACAAGGACTATTATTTTGGCGAGAAGCTGGTCAAGGTATTCCGGTAATTTTATTACATGGTGCATGGAACGATAGTAGTCAATGGGTACCCTTGATAGATTCTTTATCTGACAATTTCCATTGCTTTGCACCAGATTTATTAGGATTTGGAGAATCAGATAATCCTAATATTCATTACTCAATAGATCTAGAAGTAGAATGTTTAGCTGAATTTTTGCAAGCATTGAAGCTAGAAAAAGTATATTTAGTAGGGCATTCTCTTGGGGGTTGGATTGCTGCTAGCTATGCGCTGAAGTATCCAGAACAAGTTAATGGTTTAGTGCTGCTATCACCAGAAGGGGTAAAGATAGAGAGACAAGAGAATCGATGGCAGAGGATGCAGCGATTAGCTAAATGTCCACCATTAATATTTAAACTATTAAAATTGCTCAGTCCATTAATTAAAATTGTGGGCTTGCAAGAAAAAATTCAACAATATTTGCAGCTACATAATTTAATGTTGCAATATCCTATAGGTTGCCAATTATTATTTTATAGAAAGCCCCCAGAGATTGAAGCAGAATTACTGCAAAATCAATTGTCCGTAATTGAATTTCCAGTATTAATCTTACAGGGTGGTAAAGATACGGCAGATGCTATTGCTAAAAGTCAAACCTACGCTCAATTGCTCCCTAAATCTGAGTTTAAAATTATTGCTCATGCTGGTAATGATTTACCAGAATCTTGTGTTGGGGTAATGGCTGAAGATATTCGGGAATATATCAAAAAATAA
- the ispF gene encoding 2-C-methyl-D-erythritol 2,4-cyclodiphosphate synthase: protein MTNIRIGNGYDIHRLVSDRALILGGVKIPHELGLLGHSDADVLTHAIMDAMLGALSLGDIGHYFPPTDPQWAGADSLELLNQVHQLIRDRGWQIGNIDSVVVAERPKLKPHIETMRDKLAAVLELQPNQVGIKATTNEKLGPVGREEGICAYAVVLLVAVE, encoded by the coding sequence ATGACAAACATTCGTATTGGTAACGGCTACGATATTCATCGACTAGTGAGCGATCGCGCTTTGATTTTGGGAGGAGTGAAAATTCCCCATGAACTAGGTTTACTGGGACATAGCGATGCTGATGTCCTCACCCATGCGATTATGGATGCCATGTTGGGGGCACTATCTTTAGGAGATATTGGGCATTATTTTCCGCCTACAGATCCCCAATGGGCAGGAGCAGATAGTTTAGAGCTATTAAATCAAGTACACCAGTTAATTCGCGATCGCGGTTGGCAAATCGGCAATATTGATTCTGTAGTAGTTGCAGAACGCCCAAAATTGAAACCTCATATTGAGACAATGCGCGACAAGTTAGCAGCTGTTTTAGAACTGCAACCAAATCAAGTTGGTATCAAAGCTACTACCAACGAAAAATTAGGCCCGGTAGGGCGTGAAGAAGGTATATGCGCTTATGCTGTTGTGTTATTAGTAGCTGTAGAGTAA
- the trmD gene encoding tRNA (guanosine(37)-N1)-methyltransferase TrmD, with translation MRFDIVTLFPDCFTSVLSSGLLAKALAKQIAQVNLINPRDFATDKHRKVDDEPYGGGVGMLMKPEPIFAAVESLPILPQREVILMSPQGQTINQPLLRELATNYNQLIVICGHYEGVDDRVLNLVTREVSLGDFILTGGEIPAMALLNGVVRLLPGTVGKVESLTAESFEEGLLDYPQYTRPANFRGWKVPDVLLSGNHAAIAKWRYEQQIKRTSDRRPDLLEKWQQQRGTGDWGLGTGDKGAEEAGEQKKQGE, from the coding sequence GTGCGCTTTGATATAGTTACGCTTTTTCCTGACTGTTTTACCTCTGTTTTAAGTTCCGGATTGCTGGCTAAAGCCTTAGCCAAACAGATTGCTCAAGTTAATCTGATTAATCCCAGGGATTTTGCCACTGACAAGCACCGAAAAGTAGATGATGAACCCTATGGCGGCGGTGTGGGGATGCTAATGAAGCCAGAACCCATTTTTGCTGCTGTAGAGTCGCTGCCGATTCTACCGCAAAGAGAGGTAATTTTGATGAGTCCTCAAGGACAAACTATCAATCAACCACTTCTGCGCGAATTAGCCACAAATTATAACCAATTAATTGTAATTTGCGGACATTACGAAGGAGTTGACGATCGCGTTCTCAATTTAGTTACCCGTGAAGTCTCTTTAGGAGATTTTATTCTCACAGGTGGCGAAATTCCCGCAATGGCGTTGCTCAATGGCGTTGTCCGGCTTTTACCCGGAACTGTCGGCAAGGTAGAGTCATTAACAGCCGAGAGTTTTGAGGAAGGTTTATTAGACTATCCCCAATACACCCGTCCAGCAAATTTTCGCGGCTGGAAAGTGCCAGATGTCTTACTCTCAGGAAATCATGCTGCAATTGCCAAGTGGCGTTACGAACAACAAATCAAAAGAACAAGCGATCGCCGCCCGGATTTATTGGAAAAATGGCAGCAACAACGAGGGACTGGGGACTGGGGATTGGGGACTGGGGATAAGGGAGCAGAGGAAGCAGGGGAGCAGAAGAAGCAGGGAGAGTAA
- a CDS encoding ABC transporter substrate-binding protein: MLFAKIWSQIKRLWLLIIIAILTGLTVAACNPSNFKTNAAQVPQLVTSILSDPKTFNFALSSESPNIFGLTYEGLITESYETGKVEPALAESWQISEDKLKIVFTLRDNLKWSDGQPLTVDDVVFTYNDIYLNEAIPTDARDGMRIGESRKLPTVRKIDNRRVEFSVPEPFAPFLRSATGYPILPAHALRESVTTKDQEGKPKFLSKWSVDTPPDQLIVNGPFKLERYDTSQRIVFRRNPYYWRKDSQGKAQPYIERIIWQIVESTDTSLLQFRSGGLDTVGVSPEYFSLLKVQEDQGNFKIYNGGPGSGTTFVLFNLNKGSRDGKPLIDPIKSRWFNTVEFRQAVAYAIDRQTMINNTFRGLGQPQNSPISVQSPYYLSPQEGLKVYNYNIDKAKQLLLKAGFKYNEKNQLIDSQGNNVRFTLLTNAGNKIREAVGSQIKRDLSKIGIIVDFTPLAWNTYTDKLSNTLDWEASLLGLTGGLEPNDGANVWSPEGGLHMFNQKPQAGQKSITGWEVAPWEAKIGELYIKAARELDEPKRKAIYADTQRITQENLPFIYLVNAYSMSAVRNRFEGIKYSGLGGAFWNIHEIKIVD, encoded by the coding sequence ATGCTATTTGCTAAGATATGGTCTCAAATTAAGCGGTTATGGTTACTCATAATAATCGCCATATTAACAGGCTTGACAGTAGCGGCTTGCAACCCATCTAATTTTAAAACAAATGCGGCTCAAGTTCCCCAGTTAGTAACTAGTATTCTTAGCGACCCTAAAACATTTAACTTTGCCCTAAGTTCCGAGTCACCTAATATTTTTGGACTCACTTATGAAGGTTTAATTACTGAAAGTTACGAGACGGGCAAAGTAGAGCCTGCTTTGGCAGAATCCTGGCAAATTTCTGAGGATAAATTAAAAATAGTTTTTACACTACGCGATAATCTTAAATGGTCTGATGGGCAACCATTAACAGTAGATGATGTAGTCTTTACCTATAATGACATTTATTTGAATGAAGCCATTCCTACAGATGCCAGAGATGGCATGAGAATTGGCGAAAGTCGTAAGCTACCAACTGTTAGAAAAATTGATAATCGTCGGGTGGAATTTTCTGTTCCAGAACCGTTTGCGCCTTTTTTACGTAGCGCTACAGGTTACCCAATTTTACCAGCCCATGCATTGCGAGAATCAGTAACTACAAAAGACCAAGAAGGTAAACCAAAGTTTCTGTCAAAGTGGAGTGTAGATACACCGCCAGATCAATTGATTGTCAACGGGCCTTTTAAGTTAGAAAGATATGATACTAGCCAACGGATAGTTTTTCGACGCAATCCTTATTATTGGCGCAAGGATTCTCAAGGAAAAGCCCAACCTTATATTGAAAGAATTATTTGGCAAATTGTTGAATCCACAGATACATCTTTACTGCAATTCCGTTCTGGTGGGTTAGATACTGTCGGTGTGTCACCAGAATACTTTTCGTTGTTAAAAGTGCAAGAAGACCAGGGTAATTTCAAGATATATAATGGTGGGCCTGGTTCTGGTACAACTTTTGTACTCTTCAACTTAAATAAGGGTTCTAGAGATGGTAAACCTCTCATAGATCCTATAAAATCACGTTGGTTTAATACTGTAGAGTTTAGGCAAGCAGTAGCCTATGCCATTGATCGACAAACAATGATCAATAATACGTTTCGTGGCTTAGGTCAACCTCAAAATTCACCTATCTCTGTACAAAGTCCCTATTATCTTTCACCGCAAGAAGGTCTAAAAGTCTATAATTACAATATAGATAAAGCCAAGCAATTGTTACTAAAAGCTGGCTTTAAATACAACGAAAAAAATCAGCTCATTGATTCTCAAGGCAACAATGTACGCTTCACTTTGCTGACGAATGCAGGTAATAAGATTCGCGAAGCAGTGGGGTCGCAAATTAAACGAGATTTGAGCAAAATTGGAATTATAGTGGATTTCACACCACTGGCATGGAATACCTACACAGACAAACTTTCTAATACATTAGATTGGGAAGCTTCTTTATTAGGTTTAACAGGTGGTTTAGAACCGAATGATGGTGCTAATGTCTGGTCTCCGGAAGGGGGATTACATATGTTTAATCAAAAACCCCAAGCTGGACAAAAATCAATTACAGGTTGGGAAGTAGCGCCTTGGGAAGCAAAAATTGGTGAACTTTACATCAAAGCAGCTAGAGAATTAGACGAACCCAAGCGTAAAGCAATTTACGCTGATACTCAACGAATTACTCAGGAGAATTTGCCATTTATTTACTTGGTGAATGCCTATTCAATGTCAGCAGTGCGTAATCGCTTTGAAGGTATCAAATACTCTGGACTTGGTGGTGCATTCTGGAACATTCATGAAATCAAAATCGTAGATTAG
- a CDS encoding cyanophycinase, translating into MPQLQAKSLEMRTPQATKTAVLVIGGAEDKVHGRDILRTFFGRAGASKAYITIIPSASREPAIIGGRYIRIFEEMGADKVEILDIREREQCEASHIKASLEACSGVFLTGGDQLRLCGVLADTPVMDIVRQRVRSGQLTLAGTSAGAAVMGHHMIAGGGSGETPNRSLVDMATGLGFIPEVIVDQHFHNRNRMGRLISAIAAHPDRLGIGIDEDTCAVFERDGWLQVMGKGSVTIVDPTEVTHTNEPHVGANEPLTIHNLRLHILSYGDRFHLYQRTVLPAVHRISS; encoded by the coding sequence ATGCCGCAATTACAAGCTAAATCGCTGGAAATGAGGACACCCCAAGCAACTAAAACCGCCGTTCTAGTTATCGGAGGCGCAGAAGACAAAGTTCATGGCCGCGATATCCTCAGAACTTTTTTTGGCCGTGCTGGTGCTAGCAAGGCATATATTACAATTATTCCATCTGCCTCCCGCGAACCTGCCATCATTGGTGGTCGGTATATTCGTATATTTGAAGAAATGGGTGCTGATAAGGTTGAGATTTTAGATATTCGCGAACGGGAACAGTGCGAAGCATCTCATATTAAAGCATCCTTAGAAGCGTGTAGTGGAGTATTTTTAACAGGAGGAGATCAATTACGTCTCTGTGGTGTATTGGCAGATACCCCGGTGATGGACATTGTCCGGCAGCGAGTCAGATCAGGGCAGCTTACCTTAGCAGGCACAAGTGCAGGGGCCGCAGTGATGGGGCATCACATGATTGCTGGCGGCGGTAGTGGGGAAACCCCAAACCGTTCTTTGGTCGATATGGCAACTGGTTTAGGATTTATTCCCGAAGTGATTGTAGACCAACACTTTCACAACCGTAATCGTATGGGAAGATTAATTAGCGCGATCGCTGCTCACCCCGATCGCCTAGGTATTGGTATTGATGAAGACACTTGTGCGGTGTTTGAACGTGATGGTTGGTTACAAGTTATGGGTAAAGGTAGTGTGACAATAGTTGATCCAACGGAGGTAACTCATACCAATGAACCCCATGTAGGTGCTAACGAACCCTTAACAATACATAATTTACGTTTACATATCCTCAGCTATGGCGATCGTTTTCACCTGTACCAGCGGACTGTATTGCCTGCTGTACACCGGATCTCCAGCTGA
- the cphA gene encoding cyanophycin synthetase, whose translation MRILKIQTLRGPNYWSIRRHKLIVMRLDLENLAEKPSNEIPGFYEGLVEALPSLEGHYCSPGCRGGFLMRVREGTMMGHIVEHVALELQELAGMHVGFGRTRETATPGIYQVVIEYLNEEAGRYAGRAAVRLCQSIVDRGRYPKAELEQDIQDLKDFWRDASLGPSTEAIVKEAEKRGIPWMPLGARFLIQLGYGVSQKRMQATMTDNTGILGVELACDKEATKRILAAAGVPVPKGTVINFLDDLEEAIEYVGGYPIVIKPLDGNHGRGITIDIRTWEEAEAAYEAARQVSRSIIVERYYVGRDHRVLVVDGKVVAVAERVPAHVVGNGRSSIAELIEETNQDPNRGEGHDNVLTKIELDRTSYQLLERQGYTLNSVLPKGTVCYLRATANLSTGGCAVDRTDEIHPETVWLAQRVVKIIGLDIAGLDIVTTDISRPLREVDGVIVEVNAAPGFRMHVAPSQGIPRNVAGAVMDMLFPNEQSSRIPILTITGTNGKTTTTRLLAHIYKQTGKVVGYTTTDGTYIGDYLVEAGDNTGPQSAHLILQDPTVEVAVLESARGGILRSGLGFEAANVGVVLNVAADHLGIGDIDTIDQLANLKSVVAEAVFPDGYAVLNADDHRVAAMAEKTKANIAYFTMNPDSELVRKHIQKGGVAAVYENNYLSIVKGDWTHRIERAEAIPLTMGGRAPFMIANALAASLAAFVQNVTIEQIRAGLKTFRASVSQTPGRMNLFNLGNYHALVDYAHNPASYEAVGAFVRNWTSGQRIGVVGGPGDRRDEDFVTLGRLAADIFDYIIIKEDDDTRGRPRGSASDLITKGITQVKPNCRFESILDETQAINKALDMAPENSLVVVLPESVSRAIRLIRARGVVKEETQQSNTPSTIVDSQNGVASSIINTLL comes from the coding sequence ATGAGAATCCTCAAGATCCAGACCTTACGCGGCCCAAACTACTGGAGCATTCGACGCCACAAGTTGATCGTCATGCGACTCGATTTAGAAAACCTAGCCGAGAAGCCCTCGAATGAAATCCCTGGTTTTTACGAAGGATTAGTTGAGGCGCTGCCAAGTCTGGAGGGCCACTATTGCTCCCCTGGCTGTCGTGGTGGTTTTTTAATGCGGGTGCGAGAAGGCACAATGATGGGCCATATCGTCGAACATGTAGCTTTAGAACTGCAAGAACTAGCTGGAATGCATGTAGGCTTTGGTCGCACCCGCGAAACTGCTACACCAGGCATTTACCAGGTAGTAATTGAGTACCTAAATGAGGAAGCGGGACGCTACGCGGGACGAGCGGCTGTGCGCTTGTGCCAAAGTATTGTAGATCGCGGTCGCTATCCCAAAGCAGAGCTAGAGCAAGATATTCAAGACTTAAAAGACTTCTGGCGAGATGCATCTTTGGGCCCCTCTACAGAAGCGATCGTCAAAGAAGCAGAAAAACGAGGTATTCCCTGGATGCCTCTAGGGGCACGCTTTTTGATTCAGCTAGGCTATGGCGTGAGCCAAAAGCGGATGCAAGCAACCATGACCGACAACACGGGCATTTTGGGAGTAGAACTAGCTTGCGATAAAGAAGCTACCAAACGCATCCTCGCTGCAGCAGGTGTACCAGTGCCTAAAGGTACAGTCATAAACTTCTTGGACGATTTGGAAGAAGCTATTGAATATGTTGGTGGTTATCCCATAGTTATCAAGCCTTTGGATGGTAATCACGGACGGGGTATCACCATTGATATTAGAACCTGGGAAGAAGCAGAGGCTGCCTATGAAGCTGCCAGACAGGTTTCCCGCTCAATTATTGTCGAGAGGTATTACGTCGGACGCGATCATCGGGTATTGGTGGTAGATGGCAAGGTCGTCGCAGTTGCCGAACGTGTACCAGCTCATGTAGTTGGTAATGGTAGATCTAGCATTGCGGAACTGATTGAGGAAACAAATCAAGACCCCAATCGCGGCGAGGGACATGATAATGTGCTCACCAAGATTGAGCTTGACCGGACTAGCTACCAGCTTCTAGAAAGGCAAGGTTACACCCTAAATAGTGTGCTTCCCAAAGGTACAGTTTGTTATCTGAGGGCAACAGCTAACTTAAGTACAGGAGGCTGTGCCGTAGATCGTACCGATGAAATCCACCCAGAAACCGTTTGGCTGGCACAACGGGTAGTAAAAATTATTGGTTTGGATATCGCAGGGCTAGATATTGTCACCACTGATATTAGTCGCCCCTTAAGAGAAGTTGATGGCGTAATTGTGGAAGTGAACGCCGCCCCTGGTTTTAGAATGCACGTTGCACCTAGCCAAGGCATTCCCCGCAACGTTGCTGGCGCAGTCATGGATATGCTGTTCCCCAACGAACAATCTAGCCGCATTCCCATCCTCACTATTACGGGCACTAATGGTAAAACCACTACTACAAGACTGCTAGCACATATCTATAAGCAAACAGGGAAAGTAGTAGGTTATACAACTACAGATGGAACTTATATTGGTGATTATTTAGTAGAAGCTGGTGATAATACTGGGCCGCAAAGTGCCCATTTAATATTGCAAGACCCCACTGTAGAAGTTGCAGTATTAGAGAGCGCTCGTGGTGGTATTCTTCGTTCTGGCTTGGGTTTTGAAGCCGCAAATGTTGGCGTAGTATTAAATGTTGCTGCTGATCACTTAGGTATAGGTGATATAGATACCATCGATCAGTTAGCTAACCTCAAGAGTGTAGTCGCAGAAGCCGTATTCCCTGATGGTTATGCCGTACTTAATGCCGATGATCACCGTGTAGCGGCGATGGCAGAAAAAACCAAAGCGAATATTGCTTACTTCACCATGAACCCCGACTCAGAACTGGTGCGGAAGCACATTCAAAAGGGCGGAGTCGCTGCTGTTTATGAAAATAATTATCTCTCAATAGTCAAAGGCGATTGGACACATCGCATCGAAAGAGCAGAAGCTATTCCCTTGACGATGGGTGGACGTGCGCCATTTATGATTGCTAATGCCTTAGCAGCGAGTTTGGCAGCCTTTGTGCAGAACGTCACCATTGAGCAGATTCGCGCTGGGTTAAAGACATTCCGTGCTTCCGTGAGTCAAACCCCAGGACGGATGAATTTATTTAATTTGGGCAACTATCATGCTTTGGTAGACTATGCTCACAACCCAGCTAGTTACGAAGCTGTTGGTGCTTTCGTCCGTAACTGGACTTCTGGACAGCGAATTGGTGTAGTTGGGGGCCCAGGCGATCGCCGTGACGAAGATTTTGTCACTTTGGGCAGATTAGCAGCCGATATTTTTGATTACATCATTATCAAAGAAGATGATGATACGAGGGGTCGTCCCAGAGGTTCCGCCTCAGATTTGATTACCAAAGGCATTACCCAAGTTAAACCTAATTGCCGTTTTGAATCAATTCTGGATGAAACTCAAGCCATTAATAAAGCCTTAGATATGGCTCCTGAGAATA
- the argH gene encoding argininosuccinate lyase, with protein sequence MTEQQTWSQRFESALHPAIARFNASISFDIELIEYDITGSQAHAKMLAHTGIISPAEGEQLVAGLEQVRQEYRQGKFQPGIDAEDVHFAVERRLTEIVGDVGKKLHTARSRNDQVGTDTRLYLRDQIQQIKSQLREFQTVLLNIAEKNVETLIPGYTHLQRAQPLSLAHHLLAYFQMAQRDWERLGDVYRRVNISPLGCGALAGTTFPIDRHYTAELLNFEQIYTNSLDGVSDRDFAIEFLCAASLIMVHLSRLSEEVILWSSEEFRFVTIKDTCATGSSIMPQKKNPDVPELVRGKTGRVFGHLQAMLVIMKGLPLAYNKDLQEDKEGLFDSVNTVKACLEAMTILLREGLEFRPQRLAQAVAEDFSNATDVADYLAARGVPFREAYNMVGKVVKTSIATGKLLKDLTLEEWQQIHPAFAADIYEAISPRQVVAARNSYGGTGFTQVRKVIQAARVQIAE encoded by the coding sequence ATGACCGAACAACAAACTTGGAGCCAGCGATTTGAATCAGCGTTACATCCAGCGATCGCACGTTTTAATGCCAGTATAAGTTTCGATATTGAGTTAATCGAATACGATATTACTGGCTCTCAAGCTCATGCCAAAATGCTGGCTCATACTGGTATCATTTCCCCAGCAGAAGGAGAGCAGCTAGTTGCAGGTTTAGAACAGGTTCGCCAAGAATATCGCCAAGGCAAGTTTCAGCCGGGTATTGATGCTGAAGATGTCCACTTTGCTGTGGAACGGCGATTGACAGAAATTGTTGGCGATGTGGGTAAAAAATTACATACTGCGCGATCGCGTAATGACCAAGTTGGCACTGATACTAGACTCTATCTCCGCGACCAAATCCAACAAATCAAGAGCCAATTACGAGAATTTCAAACAGTTTTACTAAATATAGCTGAAAAAAACGTTGAAACCCTAATTCCTGGCTATACGCACTTGCAACGCGCCCAACCCCTGAGTTTAGCGCATCATCTCTTGGCATATTTTCAGATGGCACAACGTGACTGGGAACGTCTAGGAGATGTTTATCGCCGGGTAAATATTTCACCTTTAGGGTGTGGTGCTTTGGCAGGAACTACTTTCCCTATAGATCGCCACTACACAGCGGAACTATTGAATTTTGAGCAGATTTATACCAATAGCCTTGATGGTGTGAGCGATCGCGATTTTGCGATCGAATTTCTCTGTGCTGCTAGTTTAATTATGGTTCACCTCAGCCGCCTTTCAGAAGAGGTGATTCTTTGGTCATCAGAGGAATTTCGCTTTGTTACTATCAAAGATACCTGTGCTACAGGTTCCAGCATCATGCCCCAAAAGAAAAACCCTGATGTACCAGAACTTGTCAGGGGAAAAACAGGGCGTGTATTTGGTCATCTGCAAGCAATGCTGGTGATTATGAAGGGGCTACCCTTGGCATATAACAAAGATTTACAGGAAGACAAAGAAGGTCTATTTGATAGCGTCAACACAGTCAAAGCTTGCCTAGAAGCGATGACAATTTTGTTGCGGGAGGGTTTAGAATTTCGTCCTCAACGTTTAGCACAAGCAGTTGCAGAAGACTTTTCTAACGCCACAGACGTAGCAGATTACTTAGCTGCAAGAGGTGTGCCTTTCCGCGAAGCCTATAATATGGTGGGTAAAGTGGTAAAAACCAGCATTGCCACAGGTAAACTCCTCAAAGATTTAACTTTGGAAGAATGGCAACAAATTCATCCAGCTTTTGCAGCCGATATTTATGAGGCAATATCTCCTCGTCAAGTAGTCGCTGCACGTAACAGTTACGGTGGTACAGGCTTTACCCAAGTCCGCAAAGTCATTCAAGCCGCCCGTGTTCAAATAGCTGAATAG
- a CDS encoding NUDIX domain-containing protein encodes MNVLALFTIAIKSTRSLWRFGQTVLGLIFRHPITGTSIIPILPDGRIVLIRRSDNGRWGLPGGMVDWGEDIPSTVRRELQEETGLELVQIRRLVGVYSSPTRDPRIHSICIAVEAEVQGKMEVQDTLEVTDIQAFSPDSLPLEPMSHDHYQQLQDYLNGLTIVA; translated from the coding sequence TTGAACGTTCTTGCTTTGTTTACGATAGCTATCAAGTCCACACGTAGCTTATGGCGTTTTGGACAAACAGTATTGGGTCTTATATTCCGTCATCCCATTACTGGCACCAGCATTATCCCGATTTTACCTGATGGTCGGATTGTGCTGATTCGGAGAAGTGACAATGGCCGATGGGGTTTGCCTGGAGGTATGGTGGACTGGGGAGAAGATATTCCCAGTACAGTTCGCCGAGAATTGCAAGAGGAAACTGGATTGGAATTGGTACAAATTCGGCGTTTGGTAGGGGTTTATTCTTCACCAACCCGAGATCCGAGGATTCATTCAATTTGTATTGCTGTGGAAGCAGAAGTACAAGGAAAAATGGAGGTTCAGGATACTTTGGAAGTTACAGATATCCAAGCATTCTCTCCTGACTCTCTGCCTTTAGAACCGATGTCACATGACCATTATCAACAGTTGCAAGACTATTTAAATGGCTTGACAATAGTGGCATAA
- the larB gene encoding nickel pincer cofactor biosynthesis protein LarB, with amino-acid sequence MANEKALRSLLEAVAHGNVTPDTALDSLKDLAYEQVGDFAKIDHHRSLRTGFPEVIWGLGKTPDQIVQIMEVMRHRNPVVMATRIEPAVYAVLQSKVRGLRYYEMAKIAAITPDEIEPQFEGVIGILSAGTADLPIAEEAAVTAELAGFRVLRLWDVGVAGIHRLLSNRHLIESASVLIVVAGMEGALPSVVAGLADCPVIAVPTSIGYGASFGGLAPLLTMLNSCAPGIGVVNIDNGFGAAVLAGQILRTAQKLKLEK; translated from the coding sequence ATGGCTAATGAAAAAGCTTTGCGATCGCTCTTAGAAGCGGTGGCTCATGGTAACGTTACCCCAGATACGGCATTAGACTCTCTCAAAGACTTAGCCTATGAACAAGTAGGTGATTTTGCCAAAATCGATCACCATCGCAGCTTGAGAACAGGCTTCCCAGAAGTAATTTGGGGACTAGGCAAAACTCCCGATCAGATTGTTCAAATTATGGAGGTGATGCGTCACCGCAATCCGGTAGTGATGGCTACCCGGATTGAACCAGCAGTTTATGCTGTACTGCAATCGAAAGTTAGAGGTTTGCGATATTACGAAATGGCAAAGATTGCTGCTATAACCCCCGACGAAATTGAACCACAGTTTGAGGGTGTAATTGGTATTCTGTCCGCGGGAACTGCTGATTTACCCATTGCAGAAGAAGCCGCAGTCACAGCCGAACTTGCTGGTTTTCGGGTATTGCGTCTCTGGGACGTTGGTGTTGCAGGGATTCACCGTTTACTAAGTAATCGCCACCTCATTGAGTCAGCATCAGTCTTAATTGTCGTTGCGGGTATGGAAGGCGCATTACCCAGCGTGGTTGCAGGTTTGGCAGATTGTCCTGTAATTGCGGTTCCCACCAGCATCGGCTACGGTGCCAGTTTTGGTGGATTAGCACCACTTTTAACAATGCTCAACTCTTGTGCGCCAGGAATAGGCGTAGTCAATATTGATAATGGCTTTGGTGCAGCAGTTTTAGCAGGGCAAATTTTGCGAACAGCCCAAAAGTTGAAATTGGAGAAGTAA